In the genome of Saccopteryx leptura isolate mSacLep1 chromosome 10, mSacLep1_pri_phased_curated, whole genome shotgun sequence, one region contains:
- the RTP3 gene encoding receptor-transporting protein 3 isoform X1 produces the protein MPAFTHQDRKVWQKAFQELIQEVKPSDQWSLTLDESLAPSALQPGWTQYQQWVFARFNCSWCSRSWASAKVRVLFHMHWSKRDYEGRVKMRIFGQRCNKCSPDSFEVPEFTEENISRILNNLVFRILKKCYKEGFKSMEEIPTVQDISLEGPHDSDNCEACLQGFCTKSGSELVKPSPVSPSLPTISSPTFGVPIYKPSPLSSSTVVKAVTGNSRVKEGKVPPNPWFSKPPQAENPRVNTNDRVKTIIQVPSPRGSMGSHTARDRTDTIIQVPSPWGSVGSRTARDRTDTIIQVPSPWGSMGSRTARDRTDTIIQVPSPWGSMGSRTARDRTDTIIQVPSPRQSVGSHTARDRWRCNPKICCCLVVLILIIAVVVVVVKTIT, from the exons ATGCCGGCCTTCACGCATCAGGACAGGAAGGTGTGGCAGAAAGCCTTTCAGGAACTAATTCAAGAAGTGAAACCATCGGACCAGTGGAGCCTGACACTAGACGAAAGTCTCGCCCCCAGTGCCCTGCAACCAGGATGGACACAATACCAGCAGTGGGTCTTTGCCCG GTTCAACTGCTCCTGGTGCTCTCGGAGTTGGGCTTCTGCCAAAGTCCGGGTCCTTTTCCACATGCACTGGAGCAAGAGGGACTATGAGGGCCGGGTGAAGATGAGGATCTTTGGCCAGAGATGCAACAAGTGCTCTCCAGATTCGTTTGAGGTTCCCGAGTTCACGGAAGAGAACATCTCAAGGATCCTGAACAACCTGGTGTTCCGAATTCTGAAGAAATGCTATAAAGAAGGATTTAAGTCCATGGAGGAGATTCCTACAGTCCAGGACATCTCTCTGGAAGGGCCACATGACAGTGACAACTGTGAGGCATGTCTGCAGGGCTTTTGTACTAAGAGTGGGTCAGAGCTGGTGAAACcgtccccagtgtctccatcacTTCCCACAATAAGCTCGCCTACCTTCGGGGTCCCCATCTATAAGCCTTCTCCCCTAAGTAGCAGCACCGTGGTGAAAGCAGTGACAGGGAACAGCAGGGTGAAGGAAGGAAAGGTACCCCCCAACCCCTGGTTCTCTAAGCCCCCACAGGCTGAAAACCCCAGGGTAAACACCAATGACCGTGTAAAGACTATAATCCAGGTCCCTTCTCCAAGGGGGTCTATGGGTTCTCACACAGCCCGGGACCGCACAGACACTATAATCCAGGTCCCTTCTCCATGGGGGTCTGTGGGTTCTCGCACAGCCCGGGACCGCACAGACACTATAATCCAGGTCCCTTCTCCATGGGGGTCTATGGGTTCTCGCACAGCCCGGGACCGCACAGACACTATAATCCAGGTCCCTTCTCCATGGGGGTCTATGGGTTCTCGCACAGCCCGGGATCGCACAGACACTATAATCCAGGTCCCTTCTCCAAGGCAGTCTGTGGGTTCTCACACAGCCCGGGATCGCTGGCGCTGCAATCCAAAGATCTGCTGCTGTTTAGTCGTTCTAATCCTAATCATTGctgtggtggtggttgtggtgaAAACCATTACATGA
- the RTP3 gene encoding receptor-transporting protein 3 isoform X2 — translation MPAFTHQDRKVWQKAFQELIQEVKPSDQWSLTLDESLAPSALQPGWTQYQQWVFARFNCSWCSRSWASAKVRVLFHMHWSKRDYEGRVKMRIFGQRCNKCSPDSFEVPEFTEENISRILNNLVFRILKKCYKEGFKSMEEIPTVQDISLEGPHDSDNCEACLQGFCTKSGSELVKPSPVSPSLPTISSPTFGVPIYKPSPLSSSTVVKAVTGNSRVKEGKVPPNPWFSKPPQAENPRVNTNDRVKTIIQVPSPRGSMGSHTARDRTDTIIQVPSPWGSVGSRTARDRTDTIIQVPSPWGSMGSRTARDRTDTIIQVPSPRQSVGSHTARDRWRCNPKICCCLVVLILIIAVVVVVVKTIT, via the exons ATGCCGGCCTTCACGCATCAGGACAGGAAGGTGTGGCAGAAAGCCTTTCAGGAACTAATTCAAGAAGTGAAACCATCGGACCAGTGGAGCCTGACACTAGACGAAAGTCTCGCCCCCAGTGCCCTGCAACCAGGATGGACACAATACCAGCAGTGGGTCTTTGCCCG GTTCAACTGCTCCTGGTGCTCTCGGAGTTGGGCTTCTGCCAAAGTCCGGGTCCTTTTCCACATGCACTGGAGCAAGAGGGACTATGAGGGCCGGGTGAAGATGAGGATCTTTGGCCAGAGATGCAACAAGTGCTCTCCAGATTCGTTTGAGGTTCCCGAGTTCACGGAAGAGAACATCTCAAGGATCCTGAACAACCTGGTGTTCCGAATTCTGAAGAAATGCTATAAAGAAGGATTTAAGTCCATGGAGGAGATTCCTACAGTCCAGGACATCTCTCTGGAAGGGCCACATGACAGTGACAACTGTGAGGCATGTCTGCAGGGCTTTTGTACTAAGAGTGGGTCAGAGCTGGTGAAACcgtccccagtgtctccatcacTTCCCACAATAAGCTCGCCTACCTTCGGGGTCCCCATCTATAAGCCTTCTCCCCTAAGTAGCAGCACCGTGGTGAAAGCAGTGACAGGGAACAGCAGGGTGAAGGAAGGAAAGGTACCCCCCAACCCCTGGTTCTCTAAGCCCCCACAGGCTGAAAACCCCAGGGTAAACACCAATGACCGTGTAAAGACTATAATCCAGGTCCCTTCTCCAAGGGGGTCTATGGGTTCTCACACAGCCCGGGACCGCACAGACACTATAATCCAGGTCCCTTCTCCATGGGGGTCTGTGGGTTCTCGCACAGCCCGGGACCGCACAGACACTATAATCCAGGTCCCTTCTCCATGGGGGTCTATGGGTTCTCGCACAGCCCGGGACCGCACAGACACTATAATCCAG GTCCCTTCTCCAAGGCAGTCTGTGGGTTCTCACACAGCCCGGGATCGCTGGCGCTGCAATCCAAAGATCTGCTGCTGTTTAGTCGTTCTAATCCTAATCATTGctgtggtggtggttgtggtgaAAACCATTACATGA
- the RTP3 gene encoding receptor-transporting protein 3 isoform X3 has protein sequence MPAFTHQDRKVWQKAFQELIQEVKPSDQWSLTLDESLAPSALQPGWTQYQQWVFARFNCSWCSRSWASAKVRVLFHMHWSKRDYEGRVKMRIFGQRCNKCSPDSFEVPEFTEENISRILNNLVFRILKKCYKEGFKSMEEIPTVQDISLEGPHDSDNCEACLQGFCTKSGSELVKPSPVSPSLPTISSPTFGVPIYKPSPLSSSTVVKAVTGNSRVKEGKVPPNPWFSKPPQAENPRVNTNDRVKTIIQVPSPWGSMGSRTARDRTDTIIQVPSPWGSMGSRTARDRTDTIIQVPSPRQSVGSHTARDRWRCNPKICCCLVVLILIIAVVVVVVKTIT, from the exons ATGCCGGCCTTCACGCATCAGGACAGGAAGGTGTGGCAGAAAGCCTTTCAGGAACTAATTCAAGAAGTGAAACCATCGGACCAGTGGAGCCTGACACTAGACGAAAGTCTCGCCCCCAGTGCCCTGCAACCAGGATGGACACAATACCAGCAGTGGGTCTTTGCCCG GTTCAACTGCTCCTGGTGCTCTCGGAGTTGGGCTTCTGCCAAAGTCCGGGTCCTTTTCCACATGCACTGGAGCAAGAGGGACTATGAGGGCCGGGTGAAGATGAGGATCTTTGGCCAGAGATGCAACAAGTGCTCTCCAGATTCGTTTGAGGTTCCCGAGTTCACGGAAGAGAACATCTCAAGGATCCTGAACAACCTGGTGTTCCGAATTCTGAAGAAATGCTATAAAGAAGGATTTAAGTCCATGGAGGAGATTCCTACAGTCCAGGACATCTCTCTGGAAGGGCCACATGACAGTGACAACTGTGAGGCATGTCTGCAGGGCTTTTGTACTAAGAGTGGGTCAGAGCTGGTGAAACcgtccccagtgtctccatcacTTCCCACAATAAGCTCGCCTACCTTCGGGGTCCCCATCTATAAGCCTTCTCCCCTAAGTAGCAGCACCGTGGTGAAAGCAGTGACAGGGAACAGCAGGGTGAAGGAAGGAAAGGTACCCCCCAACCCCTGGTTCTCTAAGCCCCCACAGGCTGAAAACCCCAGGGTAAACACCAATGACCGTGTAAAGACTATAATCCAG GTCCCTTCTCCATGGGGGTCTATGGGTTCTCGCACAGCCCGGGACCGCACAGACACTATAATCCAGGTCCCTTCTCCATGGGGGTCTATGGGTTCTCGCACAGCCCGGGATCGCACAGACACTATAATCCAGGTCCCTTCTCCAAGGCAGTCTGTGGGTTCTCACACAGCCCGGGATCGCTGGCGCTGCAATCCAAAGATCTGCTGCTGTTTAGTCGTTCTAATCCTAATCATTGctgtggtggtggttgtggtgaAAACCATTACATGA
- the RTP3 gene encoding receptor-transporting protein 3 isoform X4, with the protein MHWSKRDYEGRVKMRIFGQRCNKCSPDSFEVPEFTEENISRILNNLVFRILKKCYKEGFKSMEEIPTVQDISLEGPHDSDNCEACLQGFCTKSGSELVKPSPVSPSLPTISSPTFGVPIYKPSPLSSSTVVKAVTGNSRVKEGKVPPNPWFSKPPQAENPRVNTNDRVKTIIQVPSPRGSMGSHTARDRTDTIIQVPSPWGSVGSRTARDRTDTIIQVPSPWGSMGSRTARDRTDTIIQVPSPWGSMGSRTARDRTDTIIQVPSPRQSVGSHTARDRWRCNPKICCCLVVLILIIAVVVVVVKTIT; encoded by the coding sequence ATGCACTGGAGCAAGAGGGACTATGAGGGCCGGGTGAAGATGAGGATCTTTGGCCAGAGATGCAACAAGTGCTCTCCAGATTCGTTTGAGGTTCCCGAGTTCACGGAAGAGAACATCTCAAGGATCCTGAACAACCTGGTGTTCCGAATTCTGAAGAAATGCTATAAAGAAGGATTTAAGTCCATGGAGGAGATTCCTACAGTCCAGGACATCTCTCTGGAAGGGCCACATGACAGTGACAACTGTGAGGCATGTCTGCAGGGCTTTTGTACTAAGAGTGGGTCAGAGCTGGTGAAACcgtccccagtgtctccatcacTTCCCACAATAAGCTCGCCTACCTTCGGGGTCCCCATCTATAAGCCTTCTCCCCTAAGTAGCAGCACCGTGGTGAAAGCAGTGACAGGGAACAGCAGGGTGAAGGAAGGAAAGGTACCCCCCAACCCCTGGTTCTCTAAGCCCCCACAGGCTGAAAACCCCAGGGTAAACACCAATGACCGTGTAAAGACTATAATCCAGGTCCCTTCTCCAAGGGGGTCTATGGGTTCTCACACAGCCCGGGACCGCACAGACACTATAATCCAGGTCCCTTCTCCATGGGGGTCTGTGGGTTCTCGCACAGCCCGGGACCGCACAGACACTATAATCCAGGTCCCTTCTCCATGGGGGTCTATGGGTTCTCGCACAGCCCGGGACCGCACAGACACTATAATCCAGGTCCCTTCTCCATGGGGGTCTATGGGTTCTCGCACAGCCCGGGATCGCACAGACACTATAATCCAGGTCCCTTCTCCAAGGCAGTCTGTGGGTTCTCACACAGCCCGGGATCGCTGGCGCTGCAATCCAAAGATCTGCTGCTGTTTAGTCGTTCTAATCCTAATCATTGctgtggtggtggttgtggtgaAAACCATTACATGA